From the genome of Bosea sp. Tri-49, one region includes:
- a CDS encoding flagellar basal body P-ring protein FlgI, with protein MGTALSRIKDLASVEGVRSNQILGYGIVVGLNGTGDTLNNAPFTKQSLTAMLERLGVNTRGASMRTANVAAVMITANLPPFAVQGTRLDVTVSALGDAKSLQGGTLLATPLLGADGEVYAVSQGPVAISGFSAEAEAAKITRGVPTVGRIANGGLVEREIDFALNKLKTLRLSLRNPDLTTARRVAAAINDFIGGDSAEPTDPSTVLLQIPPRFQGNMIRLLTDIEQLRVEPDQGARVVIDERSGIIVMGKDVRVSTVAVAQGNLTVTISEEPQVSQPNEFGQGRTVVVPRSNVKVDTEGTNKLALVKESVTLRELVDGLNALGLGPRDLLSILQAIKAAGALQADIEVM; from the coding sequence ATGGGCACCGCGCTCTCACGCATCAAGGACCTTGCCTCGGTCGAGGGCGTGCGCAGCAACCAGATCCTCGGCTACGGCATCGTCGTCGGCCTCAACGGCACCGGCGACACGCTCAACAACGCCCCCTTCACCAAGCAGTCGCTGACCGCGATGCTGGAGCGCCTCGGCGTCAACACCCGCGGCGCCAGCATGCGCACGGCGAACGTCGCGGCGGTGATGATCACCGCCAACCTGCCGCCCTTCGCCGTCCAGGGCACCCGGCTCGACGTCACGGTCTCGGCACTGGGCGACGCCAAGTCGCTGCAGGGCGGCACCTTGCTCGCCACCCCGCTCCTCGGCGCCGATGGCGAGGTCTACGCCGTCTCGCAAGGGCCCGTGGCGATCTCCGGCTTTTCGGCTGAAGCCGAAGCCGCCAAGATCACGCGCGGCGTCCCGACCGTCGGGCGCATCGCCAATGGCGGCCTGGTCGAGCGCGAGATCGATTTTGCCCTCAACAAGCTGAAGACGTTGCGCCTGTCGCTGCGCAATCCCGACCTGACCACGGCGAGGCGCGTGGCCGCCGCGATCAACGACTTCATCGGCGGCGACTCGGCCGAGCCTACCGATCCGTCGACGGTGTTGCTGCAGATCCCGCCGCGCTTCCAGGGTAACATGATCCGGCTGCTCACCGATATCGAGCAGCTCCGGGTCGAGCCCGATCAGGGCGCCCGCGTCGTCATCGACGAGCGTTCCGGCATCATCGTGATGGGCAAGGACGTGCGCGTCTCGACCGTCGCGGTCGCCCAGGGCAACCTCACGGTGACGATCTCCGAGGAGCCGCAGGTCAGCCAGCCGAACGAGTTCGGCCAGGGCCGGACCGTCGTCGTCCCGCGCAGCAACGTCAAGGTCGATACCGAGGGCACCAACAAGCTCGCGCTGGTCAAGGAGAGCGTGACCCTGCGCGAACTCGTCGACGGGCTCAACGCGCTCGGCCTCGGCCCGCGCGACCTGCTTTCCATCCTGCAAGCCATCAAGGCAGCCGGCGCGCTGCAAGCCGACATCGAGGTGATGTAA
- a CDS encoding flagellin N-terminal helical domain-containing protein yields the protein MATVSLSSGVRSALTSLGSTKTDAQQAQYRLATGKKVNSAVDSPVNFFTASALNDRAGQLTDLLDGISNGVQTIQAASKGIDSITNLVKSLQSTVKQAQNDAASNRPKITGGAAMATAAEAAARNSSIRDTALNKTVIGTEAAASVSVAGNLGVTAAAAASTKAIQLTAGSTTYTIELSATATVRDLVNEVNKSGIATASVGDDGKLTISGSGSDALTLTTGSTLDATNVYTAAAGAGADTDADALFGGGTLNATVTTTAASLAGVTASGNSTVRSTLVKQFNDLRDQIDGLAKDAGFNGINLLGGDKLSITLNEKTGANKNKIDIQGDTVNSANLGIGQAVDGTATVGQFNVQNDNDLATAADTLTNVLSSLRATTSSLGAQLSTVQTRQDFTKNLVNTLTQGADNLVLADTNEEGAKLLALQTRQQLSQTALSLSNQADQAVLRLF from the coding sequence ATGGCCACCGTTTCTCTTTCTTCCGGCGTGCGTAGCGCCCTTACCTCGCTCGGCTCCACCAAGACCGACGCCCAGCAGGCTCAGTACCGTCTCGCCACCGGCAAGAAGGTCAACTCGGCCGTCGACAGCCCCGTCAACTTCTTCACGGCCTCGGCCCTGAACGATCGTGCCGGCCAGCTGACCGACCTGCTCGACGGCATCTCCAACGGCGTTCAGACCATCCAGGCCGCCTCGAAGGGCATCGACTCAATCACCAACCTGGTGAAGTCGCTGCAGTCGACGGTCAAGCAGGCTCAGAACGACGCTGCGTCGAACCGTCCGAAGATCACCGGCGGTGCAGCCATGGCGACGGCGGCGGAAGCGGCTGCGCGTAATTCGAGCATCCGCGACACCGCTCTGAACAAGACGGTGATCGGCACCGAAGCCGCTGCCAGCGTCAGCGTCGCGGGCAATCTCGGCGTTACTGCCGCTGCTGCCGCTTCGACCAAGGCAATCCAGCTGACCGCGGGCAGCACGACCTATACCATCGAGCTGTCGGCGACCGCGACCGTTCGTGATCTGGTCAATGAGGTGAACAAGTCGGGCATCGCAACGGCCAGCGTTGGCGATGACGGCAAACTCACCATCAGCGGCTCAGGTTCCGACGCGCTGACCCTGACGACCGGCTCGACGCTCGACGCCACCAACGTCTATACGGCTGCAGCGGGTGCGGGTGCCGACACCGACGCCGACGCCCTCTTCGGTGGCGGTACCTTAAATGCCACGGTCACCACGACCGCGGCCAGCCTTGCTGGCGTCACCGCCTCCGGCAACTCGACGGTCCGCTCGACCCTCGTCAAGCAGTTCAACGACCTGCGCGACCAGATCGACGGCCTTGCCAAGGATGCGGGCTTCAACGGCATCAACCTGCTTGGCGGCGACAAGCTCTCGATCACTCTGAACGAGAAGACTGGCGCCAATAAGAACAAGATCGACATCCAGGGCGATACGGTCAACTCGGCCAATCTGGGTATCGGCCAGGCTGTCGACGGCACGGCGACCGTCGGCCAGTTCAATGTGCAGAACGACAATGATCTGGCCACCGCCGCCGACACGCTGACAAACGTGCTGTCCTCTCTGCGCGCCACCACTTCTTCGCTCGGCGCACAGCTCTCGACCGTCCAGACCCGTCAGGACTTCACCAAGAACCTCGTCAACACCCTGACCCAGGGCGCCGACAATTTGGTGCTGGCCGACACCAACGAGGAAGGCGCCAAGCTGCTCGCCCTGCAGACCCGCCAGCAGCTGTCGCAGACAGCTCTGTCGCTGTCGAACCAGGCCGACCAGGCAGTCCTGCGCCTGTTCTGA
- a CDS encoding 2,4'-dihydroxyacetophenone dioxygenase family protein → MNKVSPVPVQISTEERWTPYRHPQPKDSPPELIVPNVIPEDERVWVPVDDNVWFRPLCLSVTRGYWMNLLRVRRAGVLSRHRHPQPVHGYVLKGKWRYLEHDWVATEGSYVYEAPGETHTLVVDPDVEEMITMFQVNGAMIYVDPDGKCLGYDDVFTRLDKCRAHYATNGLGADYADQFIR, encoded by the coding sequence ATGAACAAGGTCAGCCCGGTTCCCGTCCAAATCAGCACCGAAGAGCGCTGGACCCCCTATCGGCACCCGCAGCCGAAGGATTCTCCGCCGGAACTGATCGTGCCGAACGTCATCCCCGAGGACGAGCGCGTCTGGGTGCCGGTCGACGACAATGTCTGGTTCCGTCCCTTGTGCCTCTCGGTGACGCGCGGCTACTGGATGAACCTGCTGCGCGTGCGCCGCGCCGGCGTGCTCTCGCGCCATCGCCATCCCCAGCCGGTGCATGGCTATGTGCTGAAGGGCAAGTGGCGCTATCTCGAACATGACTGGGTCGCGACGGAAGGCTCCTATGTCTATGAGGCGCCCGGCGAGACCCATACGCTGGTGGTTGATCCCGATGTCGAGGAGATGATCACCATGTTCCAGGTCAACGGCGCGATGATCTATGTCGACCCGGACGGCAAATGCCTCGGCTATGACGACGTCTTCACTCGGCTCGACAAATGCCGGGCGCATTACGCGACGAATGGTTTGGGTGCGGATTACGCCGATCAGTTCATCCGCTGA
- a CDS encoding flagellar assembly protein FliX has translation MIRIDQRSPVTSTSPTSRSGSTSGSTFRLPARESTATAQGTAVSHAGSLDGLLAVQAEEDGQERKRRQARRGHDLLDGLDQLKAALLAGRVQVSELERLKAMLSARREATDDPRLDEVLAHIELRAAVELAKLGR, from the coding sequence ATGATCCGCATCGACCAGCGCAGCCCTGTCACCTCGACCAGCCCGACCAGCCGCAGCGGCTCGACCAGCGGGTCGACCTTTCGTCTGCCGGCGCGCGAGAGCACGGCGACGGCACAAGGCACGGCGGTCAGCCATGCCGGCTCGCTCGACGGGCTGCTCGCCGTTCAGGCCGAGGAAGATGGGCAGGAGCGCAAGCGACGTCAGGCTCGGCGGGGGCACGACCTGCTCGACGGGCTCGATCAACTCAAGGCCGCCTTGCTGGCCGGGCGTGTGCAGGTTTCCGAGCTTGAGCGGTTGAAGGCGATGCTGTCGGCACGGCGCGAGGCCACCGACGATCCGCGCCTCGACGAGGTGCTCGCCCATATCGAATTGCGCGCCGCGGTCGAACTGGCGAAGCTCGGGCGCTGA
- a CDS encoding flagellin produces the protein MTITATGTGAYRLAKSNQFVASRSQLDDLQRQLVTKKRSETFADLGMDRGTSLDLNNKLSTLDGYLTGIQRADVNLKLMTKSVENFTKLVNEMKSDARPGSYLPSSTGRSAPQVLAEEKFKQVLDMLNTDVNGRYLFSGRTSDVEPVEGFSLIMDGDATRAGLKQLIAERKLADLGTTGMGRLTAGGAGTSATVTEEAGDPPYGFKIAAASTNSAALNTTYTAGPPADVAVNVVGTPLVGETLRIKLDLPDGTQEEIVLTARDASTTGKAHETFEIGPNSAATAANLRAAISAALTNEAKTTLSASSAQVAAKDFFNGSPSNPPLRVPGPPFETATAAPAPGTAANTVIWYKGDDAAGSARATASVQADQGQVVGTGARANEEAFKIGLAQFAVLAVETFPATDATSADRYDALTQRTREQLGFPDGTQKPSEIIVELGSAQTALAQAKERHNSTKNYLTTTLEGVENVTTEEVAAQILALQTQLQASYQTTSILSKLSLTNYLT, from the coding sequence ATGACCATCACCGCAACCGGCACCGGCGCCTACCGTCTCGCCAAGTCGAACCAGTTCGTCGCGAGCCGTTCGCAGCTCGACGACCTGCAGCGCCAGCTCGTGACCAAGAAGCGGTCGGAGACCTTTGCCGATCTCGGCATGGATCGCGGCACGAGCCTCGATCTGAACAACAAGCTCTCGACGCTCGACGGCTACCTGACCGGCATCCAACGCGCCGACGTCAATCTCAAGTTGATGACGAAATCGGTCGAGAACTTCACCAAGCTCGTCAACGAGATGAAGAGCGATGCGCGCCCGGGCAGCTATCTGCCGAGCTCGACCGGCCGCTCGGCACCGCAGGTGCTGGCGGAGGAGAAGTTCAAGCAGGTCCTCGACATGCTGAACACCGATGTAAACGGCCGCTACCTGTTCTCGGGCCGCACCAGCGACGTCGAGCCGGTCGAAGGTTTCTCGCTGATCATGGATGGCGATGCGACTCGTGCCGGGCTGAAGCAGCTCATCGCCGAGCGCAAGCTCGCCGACCTCGGCACCACCGGCATGGGGCGCCTAACGGCGGGTGGGGCGGGCACCTCCGCGACCGTCACGGAAGAGGCGGGCGATCCGCCTTACGGCTTCAAGATCGCCGCTGCCTCGACGAATTCGGCCGCCTTGAACACCACCTACACCGCTGGCCCGCCGGCCGATGTCGCGGTCAATGTCGTCGGCACCCCGCTCGTTGGCGAGACCCTGCGGATCAAGCTCGACCTGCCCGACGGCACGCAGGAGGAGATCGTCCTGACCGCGCGCGACGCGTCGACGACGGGCAAGGCGCACGAAACTTTCGAGATCGGCCCCAACAGCGCAGCCACGGCAGCCAATCTGCGGGCTGCGATCTCGGCGGCACTGACCAACGAGGCCAAGACGACTCTGTCGGCCTCGTCCGCACAGGTGGCGGCAAAAGATTTCTTCAATGGCAGCCCGAGCAATCCGCCCCTGCGGGTGCCGGGCCCGCCCTTCGAGACGGCCACCGCCGCTCCGGCGCCGGGCACCGCGGCCAACACGGTGATCTGGTACAAGGGTGACGATGCCGCCGGCTCGGCGCGCGCGACAGCGAGCGTGCAGGCTGATCAGGGCCAGGTCGTCGGCACGGGCGCTCGCGCCAACGAAGAGGCGTTCAAGATCGGGCTGGCGCAGTTCGCGGTGCTCGCGGTGGAGACCTTCCCAGCCACCGATGCGACCTCGGCCGATCGCTACGATGCGCTGACGCAGCGGACCCGCGAGCAGCTGGGCTTCCCGGATGGAACGCAGAAGCCGTCGGAGATCATCGTGGAGCTGGGGTCGGCGCAGACGGCCCTGGCCCAGGCCAAGGAACGCCACAACAGCACCAAGAACTATCTGACGACGACGCTGGAGGGTGTCGAGAACGTCACGACCGAAGAGGTCGCGGCTCAGATCCTGGCGTTGCAGACCCAGCTGCAGGCGAGCTACCAGACGACATCGATCCTGTCGAAGCTGTCGCTGACCAATTATCTAACCTGA
- a CDS encoding flagellar protein FlaG, whose amino-acid sequence MDFGATPKTFATGAVQATVRTDISVQNGATPVELPPEKTVRSIPAGEPVQLDIRARAEERRSDAQRQQSTQDETTQQRRFDEQRREQNLRDVIDRRIEIDPKTRSIVLRKTDRDTGEVIEQLPDETLLKLRALSREIIERGRDTASQQHEVERIA is encoded by the coding sequence ATGGATTTCGGCGCGACACCCAAGACGTTCGCGACCGGTGCCGTCCAGGCGACCGTACGCACCGATATTTCCGTCCAGAACGGCGCAACGCCGGTCGAACTCCCTCCGGAGAAGACCGTCCGTTCGATTCCCGCCGGCGAACCGGTCCAGCTCGACATCCGTGCCCGCGCCGAGGAGCGTCGCTCCGATGCGCAGCGCCAGCAGAGCACGCAGGACGAGACGACGCAGCAGCGCCGCTTCGATGAACAGCGCCGCGAGCAGAATCTGCGTGACGTGATCGATCGCCGGATCGAGATCGACCCGAAGACGCGCAGCATCGTGCTGCGTAAGACGGATCGCGATACCGGCGAGGTCATCGAGCAACTGCCCGACGAGACGCTTCTGAAGCTGCGTGCCCTCTCGCGCGAGATCATCGAGCGCGGCCGGGACACTGCGAGCCAGCAGCACGAGGTCGAGCGCATCGCCTGA
- the flbT gene encoding flagellar biosynthesis repressor FlbT has product MALKVELKPNERIIIGSVVIRNDEQRTRFFIEGEAPILREKDILTSASADTPAKKIYLAIQLMYLAGDATHGHEVYFQLVRDFVEAAPSSLSYVHEINNRILSGDLYKALKAAKTLIAYEADLIENAKRI; this is encoded by the coding sequence ATGGCCCTCAAGGTCGAGCTCAAGCCGAACGAACGCATCATCATCGGCTCGGTCGTCATCCGCAACGACGAGCAGCGCACGCGCTTCTTCATCGAGGGCGAGGCGCCGATCCTGCGCGAGAAGGACATCCTCACCTCAGCCAGCGCCGACACGCCGGCCAAGAAGATCTACCTCGCGATCCAGCTCATGTACCTCGCCGGCGACGCCACGCACGGGCACGAGGTCTACTTCCAGCTCGTGCGCGACTTCGTCGAGGCGGCGCCGAGCAGCCTGTCGTATGTTCACGAGATCAATAACCGCATCTTAAGCGGTGATCTCTACAAGGCGTTGAAGGCTGCAAAGACGCTGATCGCTTACGAGGCGGACCTGATCGAGAATGCAAAACGCATTTAA
- the flgK gene encoding flagellar hook-associated protein FlgK → MGLNTALGTAISGLNSSQIGIGVVSQNVANAGTPGYVRRNVSSVDSISGGTVGVSNPNVQRLLDRIVQHQLLQESSGAAYTSTRAQVFANLDQLYGAPGSKTALDSMYSSFTSSLQALQNDPSSYTNRTAVLDAASQLASRLRGLSEGVQQQRSQAEAGIGAGVTRVNELLDQLTNVNARIVNAQQTSGTADLRDQRDRIVSELSQYVEIRTDERPNGSLSITTASGTQLFDGRPTVKFEFDARANIGPQSQWSSDPAQRGVGTIVARDLNGNGFDAIANNTFRSGEIGALVELRDKTLVQAQKQLDEIAAQLSSALSDREIAGTAVTAGAATGFDVDLAGLQSGNSVTLDYKVTPGGQTQRFTFVRVESAASLPLPASAQGDANNRVIGIDFSGGPASVAAQMQAAIGPGFTVSNTGSVLRIVDDGAGATRDVVGLTSRPTQTSLTGGTGELPFFVDGRNNGVYTGSYEGGAQSAGFASRITVNPDLIADRSRLVVFNTSPATPQGDTTRPKFLLDRLTSSQRSFTNATGFDGSTATSTGTISSLVQRVVAGQGQASEQAKRLDEGQQVAFSAVQSRFLEDTKVNVDQEMSTLIELQSAYAANARVISTVKELLDVLLRL, encoded by the coding sequence ATGGGTCTCAATACCGCGCTCGGTACCGCCATTTCCGGGCTGAACAGCTCGCAGATCGGCATCGGCGTCGTCTCGCAGAACGTCGCCAATGCCGGCACGCCCGGCTATGTCCGGCGCAATGTCTCGAGCGTCGATTCGATCTCCGGCGGCACCGTCGGGGTCAGCAATCCGAACGTCCAGCGCCTGCTCGACCGCATCGTCCAGCATCAGCTGCTGCAGGAGAGCTCGGGCGCGGCCTATACCTCGACCCGCGCCCAGGTCTTCGCCAATCTCGACCAGCTGTACGGCGCGCCGGGCAGCAAGACGGCGCTGGACTCGATGTACAGCAGCTTCACCAGCTCGCTGCAGGCGCTGCAGAATGACCCGTCTTCCTATACCAACCGCACAGCAGTGCTCGATGCGGCGAGCCAGCTCGCCAGCCGCCTGCGCGGCTTGTCCGAGGGCGTACAGCAGCAGCGCAGCCAGGCCGAGGCCGGTATCGGCGCGGGAGTGACCCGCGTCAACGAGCTGCTCGACCAGCTGACCAACGTCAACGCGCGCATCGTCAACGCCCAGCAGACTTCCGGCACGGCGGATCTGCGCGATCAGCGCGACCGGATCGTCTCCGAGCTGTCGCAATATGTCGAAATCCGCACCGACGAGCGCCCGAACGGCTCACTCAGCATCACCACAGCCTCGGGCACGCAGCTCTTCGACGGCCGGCCGACCGTCAAGTTCGAGTTCGATGCTCGCGCCAATATCGGCCCGCAATCGCAATGGAGCAGCGATCCCGCCCAGCGTGGCGTCGGCACGATCGTCGCCCGGGACCTGAACGGCAACGGCTTCGACGCCATCGCCAACAACACCTTCCGCTCCGGCGAGATCGGGGCGCTGGTCGAACTGCGCGACAAGACGCTGGTGCAGGCTCAGAAGCAGCTCGACGAGATCGCGGCCCAGCTGTCGAGCGCGCTCTCCGACCGCGAGATCGCCGGCACGGCGGTGACCGCCGGCGCCGCCACTGGCTTTGACGTCGACCTTGCCGGGCTGCAATCCGGCAATTCGGTCACCCTCGACTACAAGGTCACGCCGGGCGGGCAGACACAGCGCTTCACCTTCGTGCGGGTCGAGTCGGCGGCGTCGTTGCCGCTGCCGGCCTCGGCCCAGGGCGATGCCAACAACCGCGTCATCGGCATCGACTTCTCCGGTGGTCCGGCCTCGGTCGCGGCGCAGATGCAGGCGGCCATAGGCCCTGGTTTCACGGTATCGAACACCGGCTCGGTGCTGCGCATCGTCGATGACGGCGCTGGCGCGACGCGCGATGTCGTCGGCCTGACTTCGCGCCCGACCCAGACCTCGCTGACCGGCGGCACGGGCGAATTGCCCTTCTTCGTCGATGGCCGCAACAATGGCGTCTATACCGGCTCCTATGAGGGCGGCGCTCAGTCGGCTGGCTTTGCCTCGCGCATCACCGTCAATCCGGACCTGATCGCCGATCGCTCCCGCCTGGTCGTCTTCAATACCAGCCCGGCAACGCCGCAGGGCGACACGACCCGTCCGAAATTCCTCCTGGACCGCTTGACCTCGAGCCAGCGCAGCTTCACCAACGCGACCGGCTTCGACGGCTCGACCGCAACCTCGACCGGCACGATCTCGAGCCTCGTCCAGCGCGTCGTCGCCGGGCAGGGCCAGGCGAGCGAGCAGGCCAAGCGCCTCGACGAAGGCCAGCAGGTCGCCTTCTCGGCCGTGCAGAGCCGCTTTCTCGAAGACACCAAGGTCAATGTCGACCAGGAAATGTCGACGCTGATCGAACTCCAGAGCGCCTACGCCGCCAACGCACGCGTCATCTCCACCGTCAAGGAGTTGCTCGACGTGCTGCTGAGACTGTGA
- a CDS encoding SDR family NAD(P)-dependent oxidoreductase, producing MTNPSSPLALVTGGTRGIGAGAALALAQAGYQVLATGLTDEEVAAAPGHAAIRHARLDVTSDAEVAAIVADCERIDALVNCAGMIQRGGKEFEIEAFRLTIEVNLTGTMRMCLAAKEKLAIAKGAIVNTASMLTFHGSAYAPGYSASKGGVGQLTKSLAAAWAQDGIRVNAVAPGWIATELTKPLVEDAARSAPILSRTPMNRWGDPSDVGGAVLFLLSDAARFVTGAVLPVDGGYLAV from the coding sequence ATGACAAACCCCTCATCCCCCCTCGCCCTCGTCACCGGCGGCACCCGCGGCATCGGCGCCGGCGCCGCGCTCGCCCTCGCTCAGGCCGGCTACCAGGTCCTCGCCACCGGCCTCACCGACGAGGAGGTCGCGGCCGCGCCCGGCCATGCCGCGATCCGCCATGCCAGGCTCGATGTCACCAGCGATGCCGAGGTCGCGGCGATCGTCGCCGACTGCGAGCGGATCGATGCTCTGGTCAACTGCGCCGGCATGATCCAGCGCGGCGGCAAGGAATTCGAGATCGAGGCCTTCCGGCTGACGATCGAGGTCAATCTCACCGGCACGATGCGCATGTGCCTGGCGGCGAAGGAGAAGCTCGCCATCGCCAAGGGCGCGATCGTCAACACTGCCTCGATGCTGACCTTCCATGGCTCGGCCTATGCGCCGGGTTATTCGGCCTCGAAGGGCGGCGTCGGGCAGTTGACCAAGTCGCTCGCTGCTGCCTGGGCGCAAGACGGCATCCGCGTCAACGCGGTGGCGCCGGGCTGGATCGCGACCGAGTTAACCAAGCCCCTCGTCGAGGATGCGGCACGCTCGGCGCCGATCCTGTCGCGCACCCCGATGAACCGCTGGGGCGATCCAAGCGACGTCGGCGGCGCGGTCCTGTTCCTGCTCTCGGACGCCGCCCGCTTCGTCACCGGCGCGGTCCTGCCGGTCGACGGCGGCTATCTCGCCGTCTGA
- a CDS encoding rod-binding protein has product MTAILAAPAAKLAIGAAVNLAGGIADALSSQNSKAKKTAADFETVFLENFTQTMMSSSGTEGPLGENGVGGDVWRSMLTQEYAKQMQRAGGVGLSDQIMRDLIQVQAGASATGSAGAGNG; this is encoded by the coding sequence ATGACTGCCATCCTCGCCGCTCCCGCCGCCAAGCTCGCCATCGGCGCCGCCGTCAATCTCGCCGGCGGCATCGCCGACGCGCTGAGCTCGCAGAATTCCAAGGCGAAGAAGACCGCCGCCGATTTTGAGACCGTCTTCCTCGAAAACTTTACCCAGACCATGATGAGCTCAAGCGGGACCGAAGGTCCCCTCGGCGAGAACGGCGTCGGCGGCGATGTCTGGCGCTCCATGCTGACGCAGGAATATGCCAAGCAGATGCAGCGGGCCGGCGGTGTCGGGCTCTCCGATCAGATCATGCGCGACCTGATTCAGGTCCAGGCCGGCGCGTCGGCCACCGGATCGGCGGGAGCCGGTAATGGTTGA
- a CDS encoding flagellin N-terminal helical domain-containing protein, with product MANTILTAGVRQNLLTLQQTTAEQGAIQNRLATGRKVNSAIDNPVNYFTSLGLNDRAGQLTDLLDGISNGIQTIQAASKGIDSITNLVKSLQSTIKQAQNDAAANRPRIQSLAKATAAEAAARDSSIRETALNKTVIGAATDASAGTAGIIGVSAASGGTATKAIQIGAGATTYTVSIGATDTLRDLVNNINSSGIATASVGQDGRISINGTGSDPLSLTFGETANATGVFTADAAAAANTNADNLFGDTAAGAGAAVTAASLTGVAASGNSTVRTNLVQQFNDLRSQLDDLAEDAGFNGINLLGGDKLSITFNEKTGANKNKLDVQGQEISAANLGIGQAVDGTTTNPADYNIQNDNDLGKASDALTNVLTNLRSIASQLGSQLSVVQTRQDFTKNIVNTLTVGADNLVLADSNEEGAKLLALNTRQQLSQTALSLASQADQGVLRLFG from the coding sequence ATGGCGAACACGATCCTTACCGCCGGCGTCAGGCAGAACCTCCTGACCCTGCAGCAGACCACCGCCGAGCAGGGCGCGATCCAAAACCGCCTCGCCACCGGCCGCAAGGTCAATTCGGCCATCGACAACCCGGTCAACTATTTCACATCGCTCGGCCTGAACGACCGCGCTGGTCAGCTGACCGACCTGCTCGATGGCATCTCGAACGGCATCCAGACGATCCAGGCGGCCTCTAAGGGCATCGACTCGATCACCAACCTGGTCAAGTCGCTGCAGTCGACGATCAAGCAGGCGCAGAACGACGCTGCCGCGAACCGGCCGCGCATCCAGTCGCTCGCCAAGGCGACTGCGGCCGAGGCAGCGGCGCGCGATTCCAGCATCCGCGAAACTGCTCTGAACAAGACGGTCATCGGCGCCGCCACCGACGCTTCGGCCGGCACCGCCGGCATCATTGGCGTCTCCGCCGCCAGCGGCGGTACGGCGACGAAGGCGATCCAAATCGGCGCAGGCGCCACGACCTATACGGTCAGCATCGGCGCCACGGACACGCTCCGCGATCTCGTCAACAACATCAACTCTTCCGGCATCGCGACCGCGAGCGTCGGACAGGACGGCAGGATATCCATCAACGGCACAGGTTCGGACCCGCTGTCGCTCACCTTCGGTGAAACGGCTAACGCAACGGGTGTGTTCACTGCCGACGCCGCAGCCGCCGCCAACACCAACGCAGACAATCTGTTCGGTGATACGGCTGCCGGCGCTGGAGCCGCTGTAACGGCTGCCAGCCTCACCGGAGTCGCGGCGAGCGGCAACTCGACGGTTCGCACGAACCTCGTCCAGCAATTCAATGATCTGCGCAGCCAGCTCGACGACCTGGCTGAGGACGCCGGTTTCAACGGCATCAACCTGCTCGGCGGCGACAAGCTCTCGATCACCTTCAACGAGAAGACCGGCGCCAACAAGAACAAGCTGGACGTGCAGGGTCAGGAGATCAGCGCAGCCAATCTTGGCATCGGCCAAGCTGTCGACGGCACGACCACCAACCCCGCAGACTACAATATCCAGAACGACAACGATCTCGGCAAAGCCTCGGACGCCCTGACGAATGTGTTGACGAATCTGCGCTCGATCGCCTCGCAGCTCGGCTCACAGCTCTCGGTCGTGCAGACCCGCCAGGACTTCACCAAGAACATTGTCAACACCCTGACGGTAGGCGCCGACAACCTCGTCCTCGCCGACTCGAACGAGGAAGGCGCCAAGCTACTCGCACTCAACACGCGCCAGCAGCTCTCGCAGACGGCGCTATCGCTGGCCTCGCAGGCCGACCAGGGCGTGCTGCGTCTCTTCGGCTGA
- the flaF gene encoding flagellar biosynthesis regulator FlaF produces the protein MQNAFNAYAAAAKSAQTTATPRELEASLLIKAATRLQSVADDWDARATELDGALGYNRKLWTLLVSAVIKEDNPLPVDIKRNILGLANFIFNQTFRIAADPGPQGLAALVSINRDVAAGLRGR, from the coding sequence ATGCAAAACGCATTTAATGCCTATGCCGCTGCCGCCAAATCGGCCCAGACCACGGCCACCCCGCGCGAGCTCGAAGCCTCGCTCCTGATCAAGGCGGCCACCCGGCTGCAATCCGTCGCCGACGACTGGGACGCTCGCGCCACGGAGCTCGACGGCGCCTTGGGTTACAACCGCAAGCTCTGGACGCTGCTGGTTTCGGCGGTGATCAAGGAAGACAACCCCCTGCCGGTCGACATCAAGCGCAACATTCTCGGCCTCGCCAATTTCATCTTCAATCAGACCTTCCGGATCGCCGCCGATCCCGGTCCACAAGGCCTCGCCGCCTTGGTCAGCATCAATCGCGACGTCGCTGCCGGCCTGCGTGGGCGCTGA